In one bacterium genomic region, the following are encoded:
- a CDS encoding ABC transporter ATP-binding protein — translation MKNILKILPYIREQYGRLLTIMVASLIIAGITAIQPQIFKQIVDTVVAKGNSLSWADVKSDLILLTLLSAIVLATSYIFNIVSNRSFHTVRSGLHQKVFAKITSLSTDYFDTHRPGAIIHKNNQAIDSFASWINSLNYSLLGPIFTMIIVTIILMQTNLLIGLLGFGIIIYSSFEFHITRKRNRPANLAWRKHSEASSAIFSETIQNMTTISTLSSVNRFRNLFSKEQDRVLEQAFMVRDAWQLSGFRVSIFNELSFILAIIIIIFELIQGRLSAGTFVAVTAYYNSLRNNARAFAQFIPDTDRVENDVERLVTLLEEKPTFPSSPNAIQLIKLESLEFRNVSFAYPDSKKGAIENISFRIDKNNSIALVGPSGVGKSTITKLMLRFYAPTAGEILINDQPADTYTHESVRQHIGMVMQDVALFNRTIKENLKLANDKATQADLETAVEQAHAAEFIENLPKKYNTIVGERGIKLSGGQKQRVAIARAILKDPDLIILDEATSALDSESEKLVQDGLKKLMKGRLSLTIAHRLSTVRHADEILVLQKGTIVERGTHNNLIKKPRGLYKKLFELQSSTGKTKL, via the coding sequence ATGAAGAATATCTTAAAAATACTGCCTTATATACGCGAGCAATATGGTCGCCTACTAACTATCATGGTGGCCAGCTTAATCATAGCTGGCATAACTGCCATCCAGCCACAAATATTTAAGCAGATAGTCGATACGGTTGTCGCCAAAGGTAATAGCCTAAGCTGGGCAGATGTTAAATCTGACTTAATACTTCTAACACTATTAAGCGCAATCGTACTGGCAACTTCATATATTTTTAATATAGTAAGCAATCGAAGCTTCCATACCGTCAGGTCTGGACTACATCAAAAAGTCTTCGCCAAAATTACCTCATTAAGCACAGACTATTTTGATACCCATCGACCTGGTGCAATTATCCATAAAAACAATCAAGCAATCGATAGTTTTGCATCTTGGATAAATAGCCTCAACTATTCACTCCTGGGTCCAATATTTACAATGATTATCGTTACTATAATCCTCATGCAAACTAATCTCTTAATTGGCCTCTTGGGTTTCGGTATAATAATCTATTCCTCTTTCGAATTTCATATAACCCGCAAGCGTAATCGACCAGCAAATCTGGCCTGGCGCAAACATAGTGAAGCTAGCTCTGCAATATTCTCCGAAACTATTCAAAATATGACCACAATTTCAACTCTTTCTTCAGTTAATCGATTTCGCAACCTATTCAGTAAAGAGCAAGATAGGGTTTTAGAGCAAGCCTTCATGGTACGTGACGCTTGGCAATTATCTGGCTTCCGAGTATCAATATTTAATGAGCTATCTTTCATACTAGCTATCATAATAATTATTTTTGAACTTATTCAGGGGCGACTCTCAGCCGGTACTTTTGTAGCCGTTACTGCCTACTATAACTCACTACGAAATAATGCCCGTGCTTTTGCACAATTTATACCCGATACTGATCGGGTAGAAAATGATGTGGAGCGCCTAGTTACACTGCTTGAAGAAAAGCCAACTTTCCCTAGTAGCCCAAATGCCATTCAGCTGATAAAACTTGAGTCACTGGAGTTTCGCAATGTCTCTTTTGCTTATCCAGACAGCAAGAAGGGTGCCATTGAAAATATCAGCTTTCGAATTGATAAAAATAATTCTATTGCCCTCGTCGGACCCTCAGGTGTTGGCAAGTCTACCATAACAAAACTAATGCTACGCTTCTATGCCCCAACGGCTGGCGAAATCTTAATTAACGATCAGCCAGCCGACACATATACTCACGAATCAGTCCGTCAACACATTGGTATGGTCATGCAAGACGTTGCTCTATTTAATAGAACTATTAAAGAAAACCTCAAGCTAGCCAATGATAAAGCTACTCAAGCCGATCTGGAGACTGCCGTCGAACAAGCCCATGCTGCTGAGTTTATCGAAAACCTTCCAAAAAAATACAACACCATCGTTGGTGAACGTGGCATAAAACTATCAGGTGGCCAAAAGCAACGTGTAGCTATTGCACGAGCTATCTTAAAGGATCCAGACCTCATAATCCTCGATGAAGCAACTTCAGCACTCGACTCCGAATCTGAAAAACTTGTGCAAGATGGCCTGAAAAAACTCATGAAAGGGCGCTTAAGCCTAACTATCGCCCATCGACTCAGCACCGTTCGTCATGCCGATGAAATACTCGTACTACAGAAAGGTACAATCGTAGAGCGTGGAACCCACAACAATCTAATCAAAAAACCCCGTGGTCTTTACAAGAAATTATTCGAACTTCAATCAAGCACCGGTAAAACTAAATTGTAA
- a CDS encoding DNA translocase FtsK 4TM domain-containing protein, producing MATGSKKGGRKKSARPNTRKKQDVAEKKPLLSKAAKQDIAAIILIGLGVLLIVAFFGGAGSLGNSFMGLVKGLIGQAAYLVPAAFFGLAVLLFLPKRFELKGQNYFGLIAFFIVLAGILQFSLAGEGTSLSELSNQGGFVGYALWMILHPLLTTPLAIFLLVLVELVVIVIATGVRLADIARKLFGREKKTDESKLEVKQPGFAVNNKLPFKGAIGSDDESKVAPVTKAAMTATLDKDWKYPPLDLLKGMSTKADAGNEKEKAKIIQDTLKEFKIDVNMVGVNVGPTVAQYTFKPQSGVKLNKITGLDRNLALALKAQHIRIEAPIAGTDLVGIEVPNEKSAQVRLRDILESKEMHTKPSRLEFVLGRDVAGEILTGDLASMPHLLVAGATKAGKSVMINTMLTSFLYRNSPAQLRLILVDPKRVELTPYNDIPHLLTPVITDHEKAISAMKWAVTEMERRLNLLADNGKRDIGEYNQQKGVDGMPYIVIVLDEFADLMVVAGKDVESLIVRIAQMARAVGIHLVLATQRPSVGVVTGLIKANLPARVALTTASQIDSRTILDQSGAEKLLGKGDMLFSSPEFMKPKRAQGVLITGEEVSAVMNFLRDERAPQYNEEVLAQAVKIGARGVMASGDGGSGDDDLYDEVVAFVVQSGKASSSLLQRRFRVGYARAARLMDMLEENGVIGAAEGSKPRAILMSSVGSSSADIGFQEDAGENVSADE from the coding sequence ATGGCAACCGGTTCAAAAAAGGGCGGACGTAAAAAGTCGGCTCGACCAAATACTCGTAAAAAACAAGATGTAGCTGAAAAGAAACCACTTCTTTCCAAAGCTGCAAAACAAGATATTGCCGCAATTATTTTAATTGGGTTGGGTGTACTTTTGATAGTGGCCTTTTTTGGTGGTGCCGGTTCGTTGGGGAACTCATTTATGGGGCTTGTGAAGGGGTTGATTGGGCAAGCAGCATATTTGGTGCCGGCAGCTTTTTTTGGTCTGGCAGTTTTACTCTTTTTACCCAAGCGGTTTGAGCTGAAGGGGCAAAACTACTTTGGCCTGATTGCGTTTTTTATTGTACTAGCCGGGATTTTACAATTTAGCTTAGCTGGGGAGGGTACATCGCTAAGCGAACTATCAAATCAGGGTGGTTTTGTGGGCTATGCGCTATGGATGATCTTACATCCTTTACTAACAACACCGCTGGCTATTTTCCTTTTGGTATTAGTCGAGTTGGTGGTGATTGTGATTGCCACTGGCGTGCGACTAGCTGATATTGCACGTAAACTTTTTGGTCGCGAAAAGAAGACCGATGAGAGCAAGTTAGAAGTGAAACAGCCAGGTTTTGCGGTGAATAATAAACTTCCTTTTAAGGGTGCGATTGGCAGTGATGATGAGTCGAAAGTCGCACCTGTTACGAAGGCAGCAATGACGGCTACGCTTGATAAAGACTGGAAGTATCCACCACTTGATTTACTAAAGGGGATGTCGACTAAGGCGGATGCTGGTAATGAGAAGGAAAAAGCAAAGATCATCCAAGATACCTTAAAAGAATTCAAGATTGACGTTAATATGGTTGGTGTTAATGTTGGTCCGACCGTTGCGCAGTATACTTTTAAGCCACAGAGTGGTGTGAAGCTCAATAAAATTACTGGTCTAGATAGAAACTTGGCCTTAGCCTTAAAGGCTCAACATATTCGTATTGAAGCACCAATTGCCGGGACCGACTTGGTTGGTATTGAGGTGCCAAATGAGAAAAGCGCTCAGGTGCGCTTGCGGGATATTTTAGAAAGCAAAGAGATGCATACCAAGCCGAGTCGCCTGGAGTTTGTGTTGGGGCGTGATGTGGCTGGCGAGATATTAACTGGTGATTTAGCTAGCATGCCCCACTTGCTTGTAGCTGGTGCCACCAAAGCTGGTAAGTCGGTAATGATTAACACGATGTTGACTTCATTCTTATACCGTAATTCACCGGCCCAGCTGAGGTTGATTTTGGTTGATCCAAAGCGCGTGGAGCTTACCCCGTATAATGATATTCCACATCTCCTAACACCAGTTATAACTGATCACGAAAAAGCTATTAGTGCTATGAAGTGGGCAGTAACTGAGATGGAGCGACGACTTAATTTGCTAGCCGATAACGGTAAGCGCGATATTGGTGAATATAACCAGCAAAAAGGTGTGGATGGCATGCCTTACATTGTAATTGTACTCGACGAATTTGCTGATCTTATGGTGGTTGCTGGCAAGGATGTTGAAAGCCTGATAGTTCGAATTGCTCAAATGGCTCGAGCAGTTGGGATTCATTTGGTTTTGGCTACTCAGCGCCCAAGTGTTGGTGTGGTGACGGGACTCATTAAGGCCAACTTGCCTGCTCGTGTGGCGCTAACTACTGCTAGTCAAATTGATAGTCGGACAATTTTGGATCAGAGTGGGGCGGAGAAGCTACTTGGTAAGGGTGATATGTTGTTTTCTTCGCCAGAGTTCATGAAGCCAAAACGAGCACAAGGTGTGTTGATTACAGGCGAGGAAGTTTCAGCGGTGATGAATTTCTTACGTGATGAACGAGCGCCACAGTATAATGAAGAAGTATTGGCGCAGGCAGTTAAGATTGGTGCCCGTGGCGTGATGGCTAGTGGCGATGGTGGCTCAGGCGATGATGACTTATATGATGAAGTGGTGGCTTTCGTGGTGCAGAGTGGTAAGGCATCATCTTCGCTCCTACAGCGTCGTTTTAGGGTTGGTTATGCCCGGGCTGCTCGCTTGATGGACATGCTTGAAGAAAATGGTGTAATTGGGGCGGCTGAAGGATCAAAGCCGCGCGCAATTCTGATGTCTTCAGTTGGTAGTAGCTCGGCAGATATTGGTTTTCAGGAAGATGCAGGGGAGAACGTGAGCGCGGATGAATGA
- a CDS encoding ribonuclease J yields the protein MSEDLTSRPLSADDLKPNNRRPQTPRPNSTRKPAQSQNQSSAQTGQRRNQSAPNGQGRQQRNNRNGNGGNGQRRERGSLGRPPRMRMPKGPQTFVHGSFNASGAPSNRPGIKAVDVKGVSKADAGKLKIIPLGGLNEIGRNIMALEYEDDIIIMDMGFSFPGDDQPGIDLVVPDVTYLEERKHKIRGILITHAHEDHVGGIPFILPKIPAPIYAAQFTIKFIERKLEEYKLPFKPELHIIDQDRHDRIQLGVFNVEFLRTTHSIPDACSLAIRTPVGIIVNTGDWRFEENPLDGKTADKQRLKELGDEGVLMLMCDSTSCETPGRSTPEMDIVETLDEIFVRNYNKRVIIGAFGSQITRMQIVVNAVAKSKRKLAVVGRSMQSNLELAVKLGYVKVPPGVLIKSNEVSRYEDGQIVVLSTGSQGENYSALQRMGTGEHRDVKLKPNDVVVLSASIIPGNEKSVWGMVDNLFRWGAYVYQPATAAFDNLGKMHTGGHATVDEIKEMLQLVRPKYYLPIHGEMHHMFHNAAIAKSEGMADENLFVIENGQTLVADEAGVKEGPKVTSGVVLIDGAGIGDVQEIVLKDRLAMSADGVFMIIATVDKRTGKLKTSPDIISRGFIYMKDNVELLQKSRQLVQNIFDKRDISTPPSSLIIKTRMRDDVANYLFKVTKRNPIVLPVVIEV from the coding sequence ATGTCAGAAGATCTAACAAGCCGTCCATTGTCGGCGGATGATTTAAAACCAAATAATCGGCGGCCTCAAACACCGCGACCAAATAGTACCCGCAAACCCGCACAAAGCCAGAATCAGAGTAGTGCTCAGACTGGTCAGCGACGCAATCAAAGCGCGCCAAATGGGCAGGGGCGACAGCAACGTAATAATAGAAACGGCAATGGTGGTAATGGCCAGCGTCGAGAGCGCGGAAGCTTGGGCCGTCCGCCACGCATGCGCATGCCAAAGGGCCCACAGACTTTTGTGCATGGTAGCTTTAATGCTTCCGGCGCACCATCTAATCGCCCAGGTATTAAGGCTGTGGATGTGAAGGGGGTATCTAAGGCTGATGCTGGTAAACTTAAAATTATTCCACTTGGTGGTCTAAACGAAATTGGCCGTAATATTATGGCCTTAGAGTACGAAGATGACATCATCATTATGGATATGGGCTTTAGCTTTCCGGGTGATGATCAGCCGGGTATCGATCTGGTCGTGCCAGATGTTACATACCTAGAGGAGCGCAAGCATAAAATTCGTGGTATTCTCATTACTCATGCCCACGAGGACCACGTCGGTGGGATTCCATTTATCTTGCCAAAAATTCCAGCTCCGATTTATGCGGCTCAGTTTACGATTAAATTTATCGAGCGCAAGCTAGAAGAATATAAGTTGCCGTTTAAGCCAGAGCTACATATCATCGACCAGGATCGACACGACCGCATTCAGCTAGGTGTGTTTAATGTAGAGTTTTTGCGCACCACGCACTCTATCCCGGACGCTTGCTCGCTGGCAATTCGTACACCAGTTGGAATAATCGTAAACACTGGTGACTGGCGCTTTGAAGAAAATCCACTTGATGGCAAGACGGCCGATAAGCAACGCCTTAAAGAGCTGGGTGATGAAGGTGTGTTGATGTTGATGTGCGACTCTACTAGCTGTGAGACGCCTGGTCGCTCAACCCCAGAAATGGACATTGTTGAAACCCTAGATGAAATTTTTGTTCGCAACTATAACAAGCGTGTTATTATTGGGGCTTTCGGTAGTCAGATTACTCGCATGCAGATTGTGGTAAATGCGGTGGCTAAATCGAAGCGTAAGCTGGCTGTGGTGGGGCGCAGTATGCAAAGCAATCTCGAGCTAGCTGTCAAACTAGGCTATGTCAAAGTACCTCCAGGTGTGCTAATTAAATCTAACGAAGTGAGCCGATACGAGGATGGCCAGATAGTAGTGCTCTCAACTGGCTCGCAGGGTGAGAATTACTCGGCTCTGCAACGCATGGGTACAGGTGAGCACCGCGATGTAAAGCTTAAGCCTAATGATGTGGTGGTGCTATCAGCCTCCATTATTCCAGGTAACGAGAAATCAGTTTGGGGAATGGTGGATAATCTCTTTCGTTGGGGTGCTTATGTGTATCAGCCGGCCACAGCTGCTTTCGATAATTTGGGCAAAATGCACACTGGTGGACACGCTACGGTAGATGAAATTAAGGAAATGCTCCAGTTGGTTCGACCAAAGTATTACCTGCCAATTCATGGTGAGATGCATCATATGTTCCATAATGCAGCGATTGCCAAATCTGAAGGCATGGCCGACGAGAACTTGTTCGTGATTGAAAATGGTCAAACTTTAGTGGCGGATGAAGCTGGTGTTAAAGAAGGACCCAAGGTTACTTCTGGGGTGGTGCTAATTGACGGTGCTGGTATTGGCGATGTTCAGGAGATTGTCTTAAAAGATCGTCTGGCAATGAGTGCCGATGGGGTCTTTATGATTATCGCAACGGTTGATAAGCGGACCGGTAAGCTAAAGACCAGTCCGGACATCATTTCGCGTGGCTTTATCTATATGAAAGACAATGTTGAGCTGTTGCAGAAGAGTCGTCAGCTTGTTCAAAATATTTTTGATAAGCGCGATATCTCTACTCCGCCTTCAAGCCTGATAATCAAAACTCGTATGCGTGATGATGTGGCTAATTATCTATTTAAGGTAACTAAGCGTAATCCAATCGTATTGCCAGTCGTGATTGAGGTTTAG
- a CDS encoding glycosyltransferase family 2 protein has translation MPSSIDYLAVLPAVIIFTILIDGIKSLTEAFLSARKILHIPREKIQGNTQLSVLIACHNGESKIAQTVKNVKASLPGSVVYVVDDCSDDRTGLEALRAGAKVLKLARNRGKVGALHRLLSHIKTDFVLIMDDDMLIDNIKIPYGLLDKFDAVAFNVLPEGNSFLSRLQRYEYRKSMEIGKTYHSSTGSVLCVSGAIGFFRTKRLIYQVDKHSGEFSGEDLERTLLIHSMDGSRGVTFVDYVVSTEVPQSIHTLFRQRCLGWNPGFMGNVVLLMRVLVSKNKPTQLRFDVFYNLVNIILDILRVLSLPILVKYPLIMITMYILYVAIDTILYIILGRKDPLWTVLIAPFYGIFCLITRFIGIFVYFYRELTELICWHMRSIPDSYKQAPLWMQFISFGGTAILLIGVLALGLWYTM, from the coding sequence TTGCCTAGTAGTATAGACTATCTAGCTGTATTACCGGCTGTTATTATTTTTACCATTTTAATAGATGGAATAAAGAGTTTAACAGAGGCTTTTTTATCAGCCAGGAAGATTTTACATATTCCACGCGAAAAGATACAGGGTAATACACAGCTTTCGGTTCTTATAGCCTGCCATAATGGGGAAAGTAAGATTGCACAAACAGTCAAAAATGTAAAAGCTTCACTGCCCGGATCGGTCGTTTATGTCGTTGATGACTGTTCTGATGATCGTACTGGTCTAGAGGCATTACGGGCGGGTGCCAAAGTATTAAAGCTAGCACGAAATAGAGGTAAAGTTGGGGCTTTGCATAGGTTATTATCGCATATTAAGACAGACTTCGTACTGATTATGGATGATGATATGTTGATTGATAATATAAAAATACCCTACGGATTACTCGATAAATTTGATGCTGTTGCATTTAATGTTCTACCTGAGGGTAACTCATTTTTGAGTAGATTACAGAGATATGAGTATCGGAAAAGTATGGAAATCGGTAAGACTTATCATTCGAGCACAGGATCAGTTTTATGTGTAAGTGGGGCAATAGGATTTTTTCGCACCAAGCGATTAATTTATCAGGTTGATAAACATAGCGGTGAGTTTAGTGGAGAGGATTTGGAGCGAACCCTACTCATACATTCAATGGATGGTTCGAGGGGTGTTACATTCGTTGATTATGTAGTTTCGACTGAGGTTCCGCAATCTATACATACGCTTTTCCGCCAGCGTTGTTTAGGCTGGAATCCTGGATTTATGGGTAATGTTGTATTATTGATGAGGGTATTGGTTTCAAAAAATAAACCTACTCAATTGCGCTTTGATGTATTTTATAACTTAGTAAATATTATTCTTGATATATTGAGAGTGTTATCTTTGCCGATACTTGTAAAATATCCTCTCATTATGATAACAATGTATATTCTCTATGTTGCGATTGATACTATTTTATATATAATACTAGGTCGCAAAGATCCGCTTTGGACAGTATTAATTGCGCCATTTTATGGAATTTTTTGCTTAATTACACGATTTATAGGTATATTTGTATATTTTTACCGCGAACTTACTGAGTTAATATGTTGGCACATGAGAAGTATACCTGACTCGTATAAACAAGCTCCTCTATGGATGCAGTTTATAAGTTTTGGAGGGACGGCAATCTTATTGATTGGAGTATTGGCGTTAGGTTTGTGGTATACGATGTAA